A window of the Parambassis ranga chromosome 17, fParRan2.1, whole genome shotgun sequence genome harbors these coding sequences:
- the LOC114449691 gene encoding kelch-like protein 10, whose translation MMELIIKFAYTGSVNMTESNAQRLFMAADYLNIVELVQICCNFFEKMLCADNCIGIWQLTKTYHAPELHLKAFHYVLSHFEEVVFGEEFLQLSAQDVIDIISSDNLNVRQEAAVFEAIIRWITHEPQEREGYTDLLLSEVRLSMMPTEYIQSHVLSNKLLTDNLQCQAMVSEVIKCRDRIVGRPRLPSAILLAIGGLNSGMALTNVIEAFDVRANHWMNIRNLSEVPRAYHGAAYLGGYVYCVGGFAQVFIATNSVRRFDLSTRTWQEVAPMYYHRANVSVTVLNGCIYAMGGYDGHTHLSCAEFYQPETNQWLQIAPMHQQRSHASCTALNGKIYICGGFDGNGELQTAECYNPETNQWTLISPMSSRRSGVGVIAYNNHVYAVGGFNGTNHLQTAEVYNPHTNTWRNISSMMTLRHSFSIEVVEERLFVVGGITGITATSNVEYYDSETNEWSQACDMDVGRIALSCCVLSDLPNMADYTIPCDS comes from the exons atgatggagctcatcattaaatttgcatacaccggctctgttaacatgacagagtccaatgcacagaggcttttcatggcagctgattacctcaatatagtggagctggtgcaaatatgctgcaacttttttgaaaagatgcTCTGCGCAGACAACTGCATCGGTATCTGGCAGTTGacaaaaacctaccacgcccctgaactgcacctcaaggctttccactatgtcctcagtcactttgaggaagtggttttcggcgaagagttcctgcagctctcggcccaggacgtcattgacatcatcagcagtgacaacctcaatgtgagacaggaggcagctgtgtttgaggccatcattcggtggatcacacatgaacctcaggaacgagaaggatacacagatcttctcttgtcagag gtcaggctgagcatgatgcctacagagtacatacagagtcatgtgctgtccaataagctgttGACAGACAACTTGCAGTGCCAGGCgatggtctctgaggtcatcaaatgcagagacagaattgtcggtcggcctcgtctgccttctgccatcctattggccattggaggcttgAACAGCGGCATGGCTctaactaatgtaatcgaggcatttgacgtccgtgcaaatcactggatgaacattaGAAACCTTTCTGAGGTTCCTCGCGCCTACCATGGTGCAGCGTACCTTGGTGgatatgtctactgtgttggtggctttgccCAGGTGTTTATAGCCACCAATAGTGtgcgcaggtttgacctgagcacacggacatggcaagaggtggcaccgatgtaCTATCACCGCGCTaatgtgagcgtgactgtgctgaacgggtgcatctacgccatgggaggctatgatggGCACACACATCTCAGCTGTGCTGaattctaccagccagaaaccaaccagtggcttcaaattgcacccatgcatcAGCAGAGGAGccacgccagctgcacagcactcaacggcaag atctacatatgtggtggatttgaCGGGAATGGGgaactgcaaacagcagagtgctacaacccagagaccaaccagtggaccctgatctctcccatgagcagccggcgcagtggagtaggagtcattgcatacaacaaccatgtttatgca gttggtggcttcaATGGAACAAACCatctgcagaccgctgaggtctacaaccctcacaccaacacctggcgcaaCATTTCCTCCATGATGACTCTCCGCCACAGCTTTagcatcgaagtagttgaggagcggctctttgttgtcgggggcatCACTGGCATCACCGCCACCTCTAATGtcgagtactatgacagtgagaccaatgagtggtctcaggcctgcgacatggaTGTCGGCCGCatcgctctgagctgctgtgtgctttctgatcttcccaacatggccgactataCCATCCCTTgtgattcgtga